The proteins below come from a single Euleptes europaea isolate rEulEur1 chromosome 5, rEulEur1.hap1, whole genome shotgun sequence genomic window:
- the LOC130477869 gene encoding intestinal-type alkaline phosphatase-like, producing the protein MWLPLLCLLLGPALSGAVIPAEEEKPAFWNEKASRAIQEALDLRPRNYRAKNLILFLGDGMGIATVTATRILNGQKLGNLGPETPLAMDAFPYVALSKTYNVDRQVPDSAGTGTAYLCGVKGNYQTAGLSAAARYNQCNTAAGNEVISVLQRASTAGMSVGIVTTTQVQHASPSASYAHTVNRNWYSDANMPQSAIAQGCKDIAQQMVENVNITVILGGGRKYMTPQGTPDPEYPSDPSQGGIRKDNRDLIGEWLNASPNSKYVWNRTDLLAAAEDPTVNRLMGLFEPSLMAYDLHRNNLTDPSLTEMMEAAIKILRRNPKGFYLFVEGGKIDWGHHDGIAKLALTEAVEFDKAIRRAGELTSEEDTLSVVTADHSHVFNFGGYTLRGSSIFGLAPKLADDKKTYTSIVYGNGPGYQITNQSRPNVSATVSETDGYHQQAAVPLDSETHSGEDVAILAKGPMAHLFHGVQEQTYVAHVMAFAACLEPYTGCTLPTTNSANEGNPTLLVLLLAALIFWDC; encoded by the exons ATGTGGCTCCCTCTTCTATGCCTCCTGCTGGGGCCGGCTCTCTCCGGGGCTGTCATCCCAG CTGAGGAGGAGAAGCCGGCCTTCTGGAACGAGAAGGCATCCCGGGCCATCCAAGAAGCCCTGGATCTCCGTCCCCGGAACTACCGGGCGAAGAATCTCATCCTCTTTTTGGGAGATG GCATGGGTATCGCCACCGTCACTGCCACCCGTATCTTGAATGGACAGAAGCTGGGGAATCTGGGCCCAGAGACACCTTTGGCAATGGACGCTTTTCCTTACGTGGCACTTTCCAAG ACGTACAACGTGGACCGGCAAGTGCCAGACAGTGCGGGCACCGGCACGGCCTACCTCTGCGGGGTGAAGGGCAACTACCAAACAGCCGGGCTGAGTGCGGCGGCCCGCTACAACCAATGCAACACTGCGGCTGGAAACGAGGTCATATCTGTGCTGCAGAGAGCTAGCACGGCCG gCATGTCTGTGGGGATCGTGACCACCACCCAGGTCCAACACGCCTCGCCCTCTGCAAGCTACGCTCACACGGTGAACCGGAACTGGTACTCAGATGCGAACATGCCCCAGTCGGCGATTGCGCAGGGCTGCAAAGATATCGCTCAGCAGATGGTGGAAAATGTCAACATcacg GTGATCTTAGGCGGGGGCAGGAAGTACATGACCCCACAGGGAACCCCCGACCCGGAGTACCCTTCAGACCCCAGCCAGGGAGGCATCCGCAAGGACAACCGGGACCTCATTGGCGAGTGGCTGAATGCTTCTCCG AACAGCAAGTATGTCTGGAACCGAACAGACCTTTTGGCCGCTGCAGAGGACCCAACTGTGAACCGTCTTATGG GTCTCTTTGAACCTTCTCTCATGGCATATGATCTCCATCGAAATAACCTTACGGATCCATCTCTGACCGAGATGATGGAAGCAGCCATCAAAATTCTCCGGCGCAACCCCAAGGGATTCTACCTGTTCGTGGAAG GAGGCAAAATCGACTGGGGACACCACGACGGCATTGCAAAGTTGGCGCTCACTGAAGCCGTGGAGTTTGACAAAGCCATCCGTCGGGCAGGGGAGCTGACCAGTGAAGAGGACACCCTCTCCGTGGTGACTGCTGACCATTCCCATGTTTTCAACTTTGGGGGCTACACGCTGAGGGGCTCCTCCATCTTTG GGTTGGCCCCTAAACTAGCAGATGACAAAAAGACGTACACATCTATTGTGTATGGGAATGGGCCCGGCTACCAGATCACCAATCAGAGTCGCCCGAATGTGAGCGCCACTGTGAGTG AGACCGACGGCTACCATCAACAAGCGGCTGTGCCCCTCGACTCCGAAACCCACAGCGGCGAGGACGTGGCCATCTTGGCCAAGGGCCCCATGGCCCACCTCTTTCACGGGGTGCAGGAGCAGACGTATGTGGCGCACGTCATGGCTTTCGCCGCTTGTCTGGAGCCTTACACAGGATGCACGCTGCCCACTACCAACTCTGCCAACGAAGGCAACCCCACACTTCTGGTTCTCCTCCTGGCGGCCTTGATCTTTTGGGACTGCTAA